From the Lolium rigidum isolate FL_2022 chromosome 2, APGP_CSIRO_Lrig_0.1, whole genome shotgun sequence genome, one window contains:
- the LOC124690920 gene encoding putative F-box/FBD/LRR-repeat protein At5g56810: protein MQLQKAAINEDKPDRLSQLPKDVLLNILERADSLDAVRTCILSSQLRNLPTMLSQIVIAPDNRDLVRMTGVSAHLINKILSTRSPQITIRKLQVRFVLIPSDCRSIGKYVGLAMATHKVDAAEFEVVTPRNSYHCAHADLLKFAKQFSMFVADCPDAFAGLTQLILQNLRFGESDIPNILSTCKRLESLCCFECDAGIRSVLHVEHARLVELDLTYGEFLTVELSCLPKLQRMTYNNWPSDDNPLVLNFVPQLSKLNLANAGLSNNTLKLSQLLANVPSVSDLYLDFRSEKIWIQPECPRVLAPVLGQLRFVNLDCLPEECDITWTMFLLEAARFVEDLCITVWDHKCGSESQNSYSEKTDVKWEPSAPNFKHKNLAKLTIYGFQSDGNFMGYVRRVMEAAVNIKDVSLLDRKVCKLCADKFPHIKLRPSTYPQSCKEKDSLRKKITEASVMMASPAVIHFRS from the exons ATGCAGCTGCAGAAAGCCGCTATCAATGAAGACAAGCCGGACAGACTGAGCCAGCTGCCCAAGGACGTGTTGCTCAACATTCTGGAGAGGGCGGATTCACTTGATGCTGTAAGGACTTGCATCCTCTCGAGTCAATTACGGAATCTGCCCACTATGCTCTCGCAGATCGTCATAGCTCCCGACAATCGCGATTTGGTTCGAATGACTGGTGTTTCGGCTCACCTGATAAACAAGATCCTCAGCACGAGGTCTCCACAGATCACAATTCGCAAGCTGCAGGTCAGATTCGTCTTGATTCCTAGTGACTGTCGCTCCATTGGTAAATACGTTGGCCTTGCCATGGCGACGCACAAAGTGGATGCAGCTGAGTTTGAAGTCGTGACGCCCCGAAATTCTTACCATTGCGCGCATGCCGATCTCCTGAAATTCGCGAAGCAGTTCAGTATGTTCGTTGCTGATTGCCCGGATGCATTTGCTGGCCTCACACAATTGATTCTGCAGAATCTGAGGTTTGGTGAATCGGACATACCCAATATCCTTAGCACCTGCAAGCGGCTGGAGTCGTTGTGTTGCTTTGAGTGTGACGCAGGGATTAGGTCGGTGCTGCATGTAGAACACGCTCGACTCGTTGAGCTTGATCTCACCTACGGGGAATTTTTGACGGTGGAGCTAAGCTGTCTACCAAAGCTCCAAAGGATGACTTATAATAATTGGCCCTCTGATGATAATCCCTTAGTTCTCAATTTTGTTCCTCAGCTTTCGAAACTAAACCTTGCTAATGCAGGGCTTTCAAACAACACCCTCAAGCTAAGCCAACTGCTTGCAAATGTCCCCTCAGTAAGCGATCTGTATCTGGATTTTCGAAGTGAAAAG ATTTGGATTCAACCAGAATGCCCTAGAGTGCTCGCTCCTGTTCTTGGCCAGCTACGGTTTGTGAATCTGGACTGTCTTCCTGAAGAATGTGATATCACATGGACAATGTTCCTTCTTGAAGCTGCACGATTCGTAGAGGACCTTTGTATCACTGTATGGGATCATAAGTGTGGAAGCGAGTCACAAAATAGTTACTCCGAGAAAACGGATGTGAAGTGGGAACCATCTGCTCCTAATTTCAAGCACAAGAATCTAGCCAAGCTAACCATCTACGGCTTCCAGTCCGATGGCAACTTCATGGGGTACGTCAGGCGTGTCATGGAAGCTGCGGTGAACATCAAGGATGTGTCTCTTCTCGACAGGAAGGTGTGCAAGCTCTGCGCTGACAAGTTTCCTCACATCAAACTTCGTCCTTCGACATATCCGCAAAGCTGCAAGGAAAAGGActcattgaggaagaagatcacaGAGGCATCGGTGATGATGGCTTCCCCTGCTGTGATTCACTTCCGGTCATAA
- the LOC124690921 gene encoding uncharacterized protein LOC124690921, whose translation MQIKEEAAGNGDMLSELPNDVLLNILERLETLDALRACIISKQMQKLPPMLSQIVIVLGNLELARKNSVVADVTNKILSKRSPQITIRKLKVKVFLTPNDCRSIGKSVGLAMATQKVDAAEFEIVTPKNSYYCKDADLLNFARQFNTFFADCPDAFSGLTRLELQNLRFGESDIPNILSTCKRLESLFFFECDAGIRSVLHVEHAELIELGITYGKFKTVKLDCLPKLQRMTYSWFLDENPLVLGFVPQLSKLSLSNTRLSDKTIMLSQLLANVHTVRELYLNFQSEKIWVQPECRRVLAPLLAELHTVNLDYLPEECDIAWTMFLLEAAPLLQELCIIVWDHKCGNESQKSYSEKTDVKWEPSSRNFKHKNLRKLTIYGFESDGNFMWYIRHVMEAAVNIKEVSLHDRKACKFCAERFPHMQVRPSTYRRSSEEKDSLRKKITEASGTMASPAVIHFRA comes from the exons ATGCAGATAAAGGAAGAAGCCGCGGGCAACGGGGACATGCTAAGCGAGCTGCCCAATGACGTGCTGCTTAACATCCTGGAGAGATTGGAAACACTCGACGCCCTGAGAGCATGCATCATCTCCAAGCAAATGCAGAAACTACCTCCCATGCTCTCGCAGATCGTCATTGTTCTCGGCAACCTCGAATTGGCCCGAAAGAATAGTGTGGTGGCTGACGTGACCAACAAGATCCTGAGCAAGAGGTCTCCACAGATCACCATTCGTAAGCTGAAGGTTAAAGTATTCTTGACTCCTAATGACTGTCGCTCCATTGGCAAATCTGTTGGCCTCGCCATGGCGACCCAGAAAGTGGATGCAGCTGAGTTTGAAATTGTGACGCCCAAGAATTCTTATTATTGCAAGGATGCCGACCTCCTGAACTTTGCTAGGCAGTTCAACACGTTTTTTGCTGATTGTCCCGATGCATTCTCGGGTCTCACGCGACTGGAACTGCAGAATCTGAGGTTTGGTGAATCAGACATACCCAACATCCTTAGCACCTGCAAGCGGTTGGAGTCCTTGTTTTTCTTCGAGTGTGACGCAGGGATTCGGTCGGTGCTGCATGTAGAACATGCTGAACTCATTGAGCTTGGTATTACCTATGGGAAATTCAAAACAGTGAAGCTCGACTGTCTACCAAAGCTCCAACGGATGACCTATAGTTGGTTCCTTGATGAAAACCCCTTGGTTCTTGGTTTTGTCCCTCAGCTTTCAAAACTAAGCCTCTCTAATACACGACTTTCAGACAAGACCATTATGCTAAGCCAGCTGCTTGCTAATGTCCACACTGTACGTGAGCTGTATCTGAATTTTCAAAGTGAGAAG ATTTGGGTTCAACCTGAATGCCGTAGGGTGCTCGCCCCTCTGCTCGCTGAACTACACACGGTGAATCTCGACTATCTTCCCGAAGAATGTGATATTGCTTGGACAATGTTCCTTCTTGAAGCAGCACCATTATTACAGGAGCTTTGCATCATAGTATGGGATCATAAGTGTGGAAACGAGTCACAAAAGAGTTACTCCGAGAAAACGGATGTGAAGTGGGAGCCATCTTCTCGTAATTTCAAGCATAAGAATCTTCGGAAGCTAACCATCTACGGCTTTGAGTCTGACGGCAACTTCATGTGGTACATCAGGCATGTCATGGAAGCTGCGGTGAACATCAAGGAGGTTTCTCTGCACGACAGGAAGGCCTGCAAGTTCTGCGCTGAAAGGTTTCCTCACATGCAGGTTCGTCCTTCGACCTATCGAAGAAGCTCTGAGGAAAAGGAttcattgaggaagaagatcacaGAGGCATCGGGGACGATGGCTTCCCCTGCCGTAATTCACTTCCGGGCATAA